GTATTAAAAACCAAACCTGTTTCGGCACAAAATTTCCTCCCCCAAAAAATTACTCAAGCAACAATTTTATTCCTATTACTAGAAATGTACAAGAAAAAAGATTTTCTATTAGTAGAGTTCCTAGCTCCATGTTAAAATAAATCGTTAGAGGAGTGAACAGACTTATGACTGAAACAAATTTCCCTTTCCCATCAGACGGAAAGCGCTATTATACATGGAACCGTTATTTACGTAACGAATTTGGTAAAAAGGTATACAAAGTTGCACTAGATGCTGGTTTTGACTGCCCGAACCGTGATGGCACGGTTGCATTTGGTGGCTGTACATTTTGCTCGGCAGCTGGCTCAGGCGATTTTGCCGGCAATAAAGTAGATCCAATCCCGGTACAATTCGAACAAATCAAAGCAAAAATGGAGAACAAGTGGAAAGACGGCTTAACGATGGCCTATTTCCAAGCCTACACAAATACACATGCCCCGCTTGAAGTATTAAAGGAAAAGTTCGAGGCAGCACTTGCTTGTGAAGGGGTTATGGGGATTTCCATTGCAACACGCCCTGACTGCTTACCAGACGATGTTGTCGAATATTTAGCAGAACTAAACGAGCGTACGTATTTATGGGTAGAGCTTGGCTTACAAACTGTACATGAAAAAACAGCAAACTTAATTAACCGCGCACATGATTACGCAACTTATGTCGAAGGGGTTAATAAACTGCGCAAGCACAACATCCGCATCGTCACACATATCATTAACGGCTTACCGCTGGAAGACTACGATATGATGATGGAAACCGCGCGTGAAGTGGCGAAACTTGATGTACAAGGCATTAAAATCCACTTACTTCATTTATTAAAAGGCACACCTCTCGTAAAACAATACGAAAAAGGCATGCTTGAATTCATGGAAAAAGACGCCTATGTAAATCTTGTGGCGGATCAGCTCGAAATTATTCCCCCGGAAATGATTGTGCACCGCATTACAGGTGACGGCCCAATCGACTTAATGGTCGGTCCTATGTGGTCAGTCAACAAATGGGAAGTACTAA
The sequence above is a segment of the Solibacillus sp. FSL H8-0523 genome. Coding sequences within it:
- a CDS encoding TIGR01212 family radical SAM protein (This family includes YhcC from E. coli K-12, an uncharacterized radical SAM protein.), with translation MTETNFPFPSDGKRYYTWNRYLRNEFGKKVYKVALDAGFDCPNRDGTVAFGGCTFCSAAGSGDFAGNKVDPIPVQFEQIKAKMENKWKDGLTMAYFQAYTNTHAPLEVLKEKFEAALACEGVMGISIATRPDCLPDDVVEYLAELNERTYLWVELGLQTVHEKTANLINRAHDYATYVEGVNKLRKHNIRIVTHIINGLPLEDYDMMMETAREVAKLDVQGIKIHLLHLLKGTPLVKQYEKGMLEFMEKDAYVNLVADQLEIIPPEMIVHRITGDGPIDLMVGPMWSVNKWEVLNGIDAELERRGSWQGKHYKADVIEK